Part of the Carcharodon carcharias isolate sCarCar2 chromosome 20, sCarCar2.pri, whole genome shotgun sequence genome is shown below.
AAAGGCAACATGGCAATTTAAAAGGCTTTAGTATAGCTTGCAGTGTAACTTGATTCCTTATTTGGACTCTGCTTACACACCCACAACTCACAGCACTCCTGCATCCAAATTGGGAAAGAGCGGAATTGCTCTTGGAAATTGAGATAGCCTTCCAAGTTGGATAGGATAGATTTAAAATCACATTAAAAGCTAATGTACAGCCACAAAGAAACTGACCAATGTATGACTCAGTAGGATAGACCAATCTTGAACCTAAGTTCCTACTCCCAAAGATCTCTCTCAGTAGTTGCTGAAGAGATCAGTTGTGGGACCACTGGTTCTAGTTGATATCTTTGGCTGGGTAGTGAACATCTAACCTTACAACACAAGTAGATTAAACAAATTCATGAGTTTGTTTTTGCCATCATCCACATTCCAGTAGCCAGAGTATTACATTTAACTAAGGAGGACGCACAATCTTCCATCTGCAGATCAAAAAGTAGCATTTGAAGTCAGCCTCTCGATCTCAATCTATTTTTTCTCCTCTCCCAGTTTTTGCCACCATGTTACATCAATGCTATACCCCAAATCAAGTTGGATTTAGTTCTAAGCACAGAGAAACAAATAATCAACACTTGAGTTCCTTGCATCAGTTTATAAAGTTACATAAGGCTTCACAGCAATGAGACAGCTCCAAGAAGATAGATTTCCAAGCTGTTTTGGTTAAAATTGAGGTCTTATTCAAAAATACAATTGCAATTCAAAATGCAAAATCAGTACATTGCCCAAGGCAGATCTAAAATCATTGGGACAATTAACTGATTTAATAACTACCATGCTATGAGGTGGTTAGGAACAAAACAACTGGAAATGAAAAGGACCACAGAATCAAAGTGCATTTAAGCTATATACTTATACTTTTGATTCCAAGTAACTGCAAAACACCTAATTCCTATGCCACAGAAAAGCAATCCCACCTAAAGTTTGAGACCTTCATTACATTATGTCCATCAGTACCAGCTGTTACACTACAAAAAAATGAATTTCTATTGTTTATATTAGATAACCTACTTGATCAGGTTTTAACTCCACTTGCTGGCTGACTTGAAGTTTGTGGCTAGTTACACAAATGTGGCCTGAACAGATCATGGTATATGGACATGGTGGCACAAATAGAACACCGCTCTGCTAAACAAATCATTCACCCAACATCCAAGTCTGTTTTACCAATAATGCACAGATCAGTTTTTCAATTTTAAGTAACTGACTTTGCTACCTAGTTTTTAATCATTGGGCATTAAGTTCAGTTACAATGCCCTCTAATCAAATAGCCTATTAATATAGTCTTACATATGGTTAGGCATTTGTTGAGGCAGCCTTATCAACATGAACCATTTACATTGTAAGGGAGTAAAAAAATCCTGAAATTAATCATTGGCAAGTTACAATTATGCACTGAATAAAAACCCAGGTGATAGAATACAGAACACAAACCCCTTTAATTTGTAATTTACATCCCTGTATAAATGTGCAGTAAATGCAGAAATGTTACCCAATAGCAATGAGAAAAAGTGATACAGACAACTGTTAGATTAGCAGGACCAATTCTACCACTTAGACTTGGGACATACTGTCTTAAAGAGTTCATAATTGGTAGGTGCTGGTAGTGAAGTGTCACTAGAGCAATATCATTGTAGAATTTGAATAGCAGAGACTGAATTCAGCAGTTGCAATACAGGAATATTTCTTCATTACTGTGACTTCTCCACTGCAAGATAGCTAAAGGTGAATTTTTCCCCCTGTAAGCAATATATCAAATAGCATCAATATCTATATCTTCTTCCTCTTTTGTCTTAATGGGCTTCACAGTTTCCACTTTCAGTTCTCTTGCAGAGCTGTCATAAACCACCTGTAAAAAAATTATACATAAATTCAATGTACAGAAGCTATTAGAAATATGGGACATTTTACAGTTAAGGGCAGAGTTGCCTAAGCCAACTTGTGAAAGTGGTTGCAAATTAATGCAATTACTCATGCTACTGATGGATGTGCTGGGACTAGAAGTTTAGATTTGCCAACTGTATTCCAACTTCCAAGTTAGTGTTCAAGAGTCTACACAAGTTAGCTGTTGATTCTCATGCAACTTATGAACATTAAGGCAAATTCTAAATAATTACCTCCACCTCCTTATCTGCATCAgcttcctcctcatcctcctcttcagattcctcttcagcttCTTTTAACCACTTAATAAATGGAACTGCCTTTGCATGTATCTCTTTGGCAAGTTCCTTTGGGACATACTTCTTAGATACCTGTGTATGATTGATTCAAATTAAATTCTGATCAGCACAACAAACTAAAACTACAGAAATTCACAAGCAATAGCCAATATGTATTGACAAGGATGAATTTAAGTAGCAAGCAGTTTACAACTAAAGACAAAGCTAGGAGCccaaatgaaaaacaaaaagaatGCTTGTCATCCAGCAAATCCCAAGAATCTTTGCAAAGTATCTCTTTTCTACAATGGCTCAGTTTCAGATAGGAAATCTATTCCTAATTGAGCAATAGCATCTTTGTCCCCAGCACTTGAAATTATATTTAACCAAAATTGAAGCAGCAATTTAAAATTCCAAACATTTGCACAACTTACTTTTTCAGCCCAAGCAAGGATGACCTCTTCTTCGAGGAGATCAGCATCATACAGCTCCTTCAGGACGTGTGGAACTCTGGGCAGCAGTTGATCCCGATGTATTCTCACCAGACACTCAAAGCCACCAAGTAAATACTTTTGAGCCTTTTTATTACCATGGCAGAACTATTAATGGAAAGCAGAGTTTGTCATGCACGATTAAACTATAAAGCAACATTGTTAGTTCAGTTTTAGAGGGAAAACCACTTACACGCAGGAAGTGCCGTTTATATTTCCTGATTTGTTCTCTTATGTTCTCATCAAAAAGCAGCTCGCTCAATATGAGGGGGCCCATAGCTATTACATCCAGCCTTTCAGCTTCTGATCGAAGGTCTTTATCAGCAGAGTCAATCATGCCCTCTTCTTTCTTTTGCTGCAACAAAATAAGACAGTCAGCACATACCTCCTAGACAAAGTTGCCCATTACATTTGAGAATTGTTCAACATTTCAAATGTTTTCCAGATGTGGAAGACTAAAAAAACTCAACACAAACTGCTTGATTTCTGCTTTGGTGTTGAAATCTATAGAAACCATAATTTATAGCCAATTCACCATAGCAAGTAGCTTTTATCATTGGTTGAAACTGGGTAGGTTTAGAAACACTAGCATAGTACATCCTATAATGATTCCATGACTATTGGTTATTCTGCAGTTTATGACAACTTCTGGAATCTGCATAACTGGTAAAATGTTGAAACCAGAAACTGCTCTTGCAGCTCCTCTTTTAGTCTCTGCAGatggaaataaattgtaaaaCAAGAATGCCCACCTATGCTACACAGAACTCCACTCCTGAAAAAGCCACATCTGGTCAAGGAGGGGGATCAACAAGATTTAAGGTTTAAATACCACTGAAGAACCTCAACCTGGAAATTAATTTTAGTGTCAAATATTACAGTAAGAATTTAAGTTATTACAGTTTGAAATTTCAGTTTCTACCAGTGTCGTTACTCCCTGGTTTGATGGCCGAGGAAATTCTCCATTGCAAATGGACTCCAGATTCAAATTAATGTGATGGTGAAATCCATGCTACGCAGATTGCTAGATGTTTGTGGGTAACTTCCAGAAGCacttcactgctgaccaaaaaaACTGGGCTAATACACTGACATTAACCATGTAATAGTAGCCACATTACTAGAAGTGAAATGGATGCTGCAGGTCAAGTGACTTCCTAAAATTCAAGTTTTTAAATTTATGGAATGCAACTGTcaatggcaaagccagcatttattgcccatttgtaaactgccctgagaaggtggcaaGCCACCTTggacctctgcagtccatgtggtgtaggtacacccataatgctgttaagGAGGGCTCCAGGATTTCACCCAGCATTGAAAGATGGAGACAGACTTGGTAGGAAAACTTACAAGTGGTGTCCACGTTTGCTGCCCtaattcttctagatggtagagatcacTAGTTTGGAGTGCTGCCAAAAGGTAAATTGCTCAGAAAAATGCAACCCTCAAATAAATTCAGAAACAAAAAGTACCTTACAATCCATGCACAGGAGATAACTAATACCTTGACAAAATTGTAGAATAAGTTAACTCTTTCCTCCAAAGGTTTCCCCAGGTCATCGCTGAGTGTCAAATTTTTAGCATGCTCACTAATTTCACCCATTCGACGCCTTTGGGCTTCCTCTGTGGTTTCTTCACACCAGtcttcatcatcatcaccaccatcctgagagagaaggttattAAATTCTTATTCCAGAAACTTGTGTTCAAGTGTTGGAATTACTGTTAAACTAGGTTGTTTAAACAGCATACTAGAATGAATGCAAGAATTTGATTGGGGCATATCCCCAACTTAATGTTGGGAATTTAACAGCCAGTTTAGCAATCTCCCACCCATGCAAGGTCATGATACAAAAGTTGAAAGAAACTGCTACTAGACTAGTTGGTGCTATGTGCACATACATGACAAAAgaaaaatttaatgcagagaagtgcagTGATATTTACAACTTTAAAGGTGGTGCAGAAACAGAGACCTGGGTATGTATCTGCACAAATCTTTAATTGTAACAGGGCAGGTTGAGGAAGTGATAAGGATCTAGACTGCACTGCTCAAGTGTGGGAGCCAGATTCAAAATCTcagctttaaaaactgaattGGACAAGCATCTGAAGAGGAACATTTGCAGGCCTGCCTTAGAGTAGGACTCACTAAATTAGTCTTGCAAAGCTGGCACAGATTTGAcagcctgaatggcctccttatgctGTAAATGTTCCATAATTCTTTACTtagtaaaataaaatttaattacCACTGCCTCTGGAGCATCAAACTCATTGTGGGTGGATGATTCTGAATTAGATACTGATCCATTCTCCTTGTCTTTGCCCTTCTTGTTCctcttttccttttctttcttggCTGAACCACTGTCTCCATTTTCTGGAGGTGATAAATCCAGAGATCAAATATTTTAAATCAAAATCTGGATCAGGATTTGCACTTAATTCTTGTTTACTTACCAGGTGGATTTTTAAGAATGAATGTGCAGAGCTTGTGACGCGTGTCAAGCATGCCTCGGTATCCACAGGCTTTACAAGAAATACCAATGGTTTGTTTCTTTGGATTGACATGCTAAAAATTGAAAATAACCATGTTATAATTTTGATGCAATTCTTTGTTCAAGGGTTTGACGCAGCAAATATCAACTTCTTGAATGGAGGAAAATTGGGTAAGCATGGAGCGTATGTAGCCTACTTACAAGTAAacgcaaaaacaaaatactgcagatgctgaaaatgtgaaataaaacagATAAATTCTGGAGATGCTCGAGCCAATGACCCTTGTAAGAGTTTAAACCAGTAGAAGTGGGAGGAAAGGGGCAGAAAGAACAAAACGGGATGGTCTGCAATATAGAGGAGCACAGATTAACCAAGATTTCACGATGCAAAATCCAAAGTAAAGGAACAAAGGTTGTGTCCAGGTGAGGTGTGGATGGTATATAGCAACCATCTGAATGCAAAGGGATAAAAGAAAGTCAAGACAGAGACAATGATCTAATGTTGCTGAActcgagtccagaaggctgtagaataGAGACAAAAAAGGTATTGCTCAAGATCgagttgagcttcattggagcaCTGTAGTTGACTGTGGCCAGAAATGTCAGAGCGGAGAACAAGGTGAAAGAATTATGACTAGCAACAGGAAGCTAAGGATCATTCTCTCAGACTGAACAGGGGTGTTGTGCAAAACTGTTATCTAGTCAACGTTTGGACTCCAATGTAGAGAACCACGAacagcaaatacagtatactaatGTTTGGAACAAGTGCTTAAAGCTTTCGATGGTGAGGGGACAGGTATTGCCTCATGTTTGGGAAGGGATGGGTTGTTAGAGGTGAACCAGGGTGTCAAAAAGGAatagtccctttggaatgctgaaggggccaggggggagaaagagagagagagagagagagagagagagagagagagggggagaagatctgcttggtggtggcatcacactggagcTAGCAAAAATGAGAGCAAGAGCAGAAGTACATGAAATGATCACAGTGGAGGTACCCCACTGGCGACAGTAGGAATCCTCAACTGAGGAAGATATCAGAAGTGCTggtgtggaaggttgcatcattaGATGAGACAGactgagaaactgggagaatggataCAACCAACTCATGAAACTTTCACTGCTTTAAAACATCAAGTTCTGTGCTAACCAATAGGATTTCATTCTTATTGCATACTCACCAGGTCAGTTTCAGGATTCTCACACTCATTACAAAGGACAAATTTCCTAATGAATCCATCCAACATGTCTTGCAGCTTATTCGCCTCATGAGATCCATTCACAATATAACGGTCATTCTTTGAATCAAACTGGGTCTGAGCTCCCAGCTCACAACCAAAAAACTTGGTGGGATCTACATAAGGTTTTAAATGCAAGTAAGAACAAACTTTAAACACAAGGCAGCATTACAACAAAATTCAAGCTTTCAAACCTTAGAACATAAAAGTGGCCTCAACCCCAGCCAAGGCAAGAGTGGTATAACTAACTTGTGCACCTCATGCTAGAGGGTGAGCAGCAACCAGAATTAAATCATTTGTAGAAAGATAAGAGGTCTGAGGGATTGGAAACAATTCATTTTAAATTGCAGTTTACCTCATGCATGAAACCTACTACTAGAATAAAGGCAATCTAAATTGAAACAACTGGACAAGTTGCCCTCACATCCCCAGCAATACAGCCATTAAAGTCTAGATCTCATTGTGCAGGTTTCTGTTTGGTTTGCAGGCCCCAGATATTTTGAATGGTATGCTTAATGCTGGAACAATGGCAAATAAAATCAGTGCCTGGAGTAGTGATGCAATAAAGGGTTTAAAATGCTTTAAAGCAAGTGCTccacagctgaggaacacctctgcATTAACCTATACAATGGATAGCCAAATATTCAGCATACGCATCAAATGTGATTACAAAATACTCAGATCTAAAAATTTCAGTACTAgtgcaaaatatttaaaaagctgGTTTTATTAATAATGGTCATGAAAATAGCAAGTTGTCATGATACTACATTGGATCTGGTTTACCAATGCTCTGTCTGGCCTACGTGCGATCCAGATCCAAAAACATGGTTGACTCCTAATTACCCTCAAACAGCCTACCAAGCCACTCAATAGGTGGATCACCACCAccagctcaagggcagttagggatggacaataaatactggtctttcCAGCAATGTGCACAAGCCAAgaatggggaaaaaaaatggTTTCAGCTGATTGAAAAAgccttaaaaaaaatacaatttttgATCCAAGGACAGATCAATGGGAAACTCGAAAGGTGCAACTCCGTAAGCAACAGCTATGTGGCAGTTTTCAACCATTACTGTATATGGAATAACTTCGACAGTTTGTCTACACTCTCCAGCTTATCGCAGTCCTTCAATTTTTGCTTTCATTACTTAAAACAACCAATAGGTGGCACAGTCCAACCACCTGACTACATTTAGTAAAGCAGAGAAAAGGGAAGACAGTGCACAATCCACTTTATGGTTGGAGATTAGATTTGTAATGGCAACTTCGAAATGAACTAGGTGACTGGTTAAAAAAAGGCACAAAAACTAATAAGAATCTAATGTTAGCTAAGATTTGAATAACCATGGGCTCTTCTACATATCTATTAATACAATTCTGTTATTGTCAATTTTCTTGATCTGCAAGGTCTCAGATTAGAGATGGACTACTTTGGAACAAGCTGGAATTCTAGAACAGATGGTTATACCTTAAATATACTTACACGTTGGAGGCCGATTAAGCGCCTTGGCAACATCAACCATGTTGACTATTACTGTctttattccattccctttgccctCGACCTGAGGGAAAAGAAATCACATTTTAGTTTACAATGAAGATCTAAAATTAAAACCAACTCCCAACACTTCCAATCACTCTTACCTTAGCAATCAGACGGGGCATTTTGTACCGATAGAATTGGTCAGAAACACTGCGGTTGACGTTGACAGCCATTCTGGTTTACTATTAGATTTATGAGTAAAGTGAAAAGATCTTTGAATGGAATTTTTTGGTATCTTCTGTCTGAAGAAGAATGGATGACATAAACAATTGCAAGTGTACTCGGTCTCTGACATGAAAAAGTTTGCGCCACTTAGGCTGCAAGTTCCCCACTTGTTGGTTAGGTTTCCCCGACACAGGTGCCAACGGCTGCGCAACAGCTCTgtaattgaaagagagagagagggaaagattagGTTGGTAGTACATAAGTTGCATGTACTGCCTATAATACACCCTTCACAAATGAATATCTAAGGATTACAACATTTGCCAGAGTACGAATATACATTAAAAAGGCATTCACTATTCTAAGAGACCAAATAACTTTAGCAGATTTTGTTTCTTTAagtcagaaagcaaaataaatctTAGTTTTAAAATGAATTGATATCCCTAACTAACatgcatgggggggggggggggggggggcgggtggtggaaagagagaagagagggagggagaagagagaagTTGTAACCTCCCCGAACACCTAGATTTTTATTATAAAATTAGCCACATGGCATTTACCAGGATTcaaagggattaaaaaaaaatcacagcgcAAAAGCACAAGTGCTCACTTCAGTCAAATTCCAAAGTTGCTAAGTAAAAGCCCGTTACGCTTCATATTTATAAATTTAGATAATAGCCGATAAAGAGGAATACTTGAGCCGACGGCGGAATCAGCCTTTTACCACATTAAACGTGGTCGGCCAGGTGGCATTTTCgtgaggggaagaggggtgggggtggttgaagAAAAAGGGAGGTGGCGGCCGAACGCTGAGTCATTGCCTGATGCAGCAACACAGCCTCCGCAACACGTGAGTCACTGCCCAGCGCCGCCATGCGCACTCCTCGCATTGCAGGGCAGCGAAAAATATTCCGCTCTCCGAAACCGACTGCTCGAAGCAGCCGCCCAATAACGGAGGTTCagacggggaggtggggggagaaaagaggcgGCGAGATTGCGGCACTCGAGAAGAAGCCCGCCGCTCTCTCCTGTAATGAGCTGGGAGTAGTCAGGCTGAGTGGCGCAGAGTGCGTCAcacggacagagggagg
Proteins encoded:
- the eif5 gene encoding eukaryotic translation initiation factor 5, translating into MAVNVNRSVSDQFYRYKMPRLIAKVEGKGNGIKTVIVNMVDVAKALNRPPTYPTKFFGCELGAQTQFDSKNDRYIVNGSHEANKLQDMLDGFIRKFVLCNECENPETDLHVNPKKQTIGISCKACGYRGMLDTRHKLCTFILKNPPENGDSGSAKKEKEKRNKKGKDKENGSVSNSESSTHNEFDAPEAVDGGDDDEDWCEETTEEAQRRRMGEISEHAKNLTLSDDLGKPLEERVNLFYNFVKQKKEEGMIDSADKDLRSEAERLDVIAMGPLILSELLFDENIREQIRKYKRHFLRFCHGNKKAQKYLLGGFECLVRIHRDQLLPRVPHVLKELYDADLLEEEVILAWAEKVSKKYVPKELAKEIHAKAVPFIKWLKEAEEESEEEDEEEADADKEVEVVYDSSARELKVETVKPIKTKEEEDIDIDAI